One window of the Emticicia oligotrophica DSM 17448 genome contains the following:
- the kwaB gene encoding anti-phage protein KwaB produces the protein MNREQLIARLNYFLNPENGIGAALYFVLHEDGETIIRFADIENNVKQELKERFLEYISDKFITNEDFDYQNISEVDDRKNVVYKYDLDDRPNSLDILDDILLNENQPNFNFNQDSFINLQGYLITIGNEGNKMALYKKHHPVNLLKRDRFLLIPSNQRLVKIQDDALAIDRSFDFMMLDGNLIVLKLNILERFFGFEDVIRNQAQNTIDLIEANQLLEDIKQINDIAQTMSNARKLMSIRNSPVLNVPVINVINFIKNHPELTGKISFNINETKLNLNTGVSKRLFLKLLNDDYLFSQLTELQYDSHAKDKLTEIENNVN, from the coding sequence ATGAATCGAGAACAACTAATAGCAAGATTAAATTATTTTTTAAATCCAGAAAATGGTATTGGAGCAGCATTATATTTTGTGTTGCACGAAGACGGAGAGACAATTATTCGTTTTGCTGATATTGAAAATAATGTGAAGCAAGAACTCAAAGAAAGGTTTCTTGAATATATTTCTGATAAGTTCATAACTAATGAAGATTTTGATTATCAAAATATTAGTGAAGTGGATGACCGAAAAAATGTAGTATACAAGTATGATTTAGATGACAGACCTAATAGTCTTGATATACTTGATGATATTTTACTAAATGAAAACCAACCTAACTTCAATTTTAATCAAGACAGTTTTATAAATCTGCAAGGTTACTTAATAACTATTGGGAATGAGGGTAATAAGATGGCTCTTTATAAAAAGCACCACCCTGTAAATTTATTAAAAAGGGATAGGTTTTTACTAATTCCAAGTAATCAAAGATTAGTTAAGATTCAGGATGATGCTTTAGCTATTGATAGGAGTTTTGATTTTATGATGCTTGACGGAAACTTAATTGTACTAAAACTAAATATACTTGAAAGGTTTTTTGGTTTTGAGGATGTCATCAGGAATCAAGCTCAAAATACAATTGACTTAATTGAAGCAAATCAATTACTTGAAGACATTAAACAAATCAATGATATTGCTCAGACCATGTCAAATGCGAGAAAATTAATGAGCATTCGTAACTCTCCAGTTTTAAATGTCCCAGTAATTAATGTTATTAATTTTATTAAAAATCACCCTGAGTTAACAGGAAAAATCAGTTTTAATATAAATGAAACGAAATTAAATCTTAATACGGGTGTTTCTAAAAGGCTATTTCTAAAGTTATTAAATGATGATTACTTATTCTCTCAATTAACCGAGCTTCAATATGATAGCCACGCAAAAGATAAACTCACTGAAATTGAAAATAATGTGAATTAG
- the kwaA gene encoding anti-phage protein KwaA: protein MKKIQLYVISLWLLFFLVAVKEFVFISWQLSFTFEGLLTFLKPNIIALIAISFSLLGLFFYARFEYFLKGATKLPKKITKIEDQSYEHLTFLTTYIIPFLRVKLEGKDLVVTILLLIIIGAIFIKTNLFYKNPTLALLGYKLYKVDTEKNTGLIFISKENLKLGDSVHHIFLSDNVYFVKL, encoded by the coding sequence ATGAAAAAAATACAATTATATGTTATTTCTCTTTGGCTACTATTTTTTTTAGTTGCTGTGAAAGAATTTGTCTTTATTTCATGGCAACTATCTTTTACATTTGAAGGATTACTAACCTTTCTAAAGCCCAATATTATTGCATTAATTGCAATTAGTTTTTCATTACTTGGATTATTCTTTTATGCACGATTTGAATATTTTTTGAAAGGGGCTACTAAACTACCAAAAAAAATCACAAAAATAGAAGACCAAAGCTATGAACATTTGACATTTCTAACTACCTACATTATACCTTTTTTAAGAGTAAAATTGGAGGGCAAAGATTTAGTCGTAACCATACTCCTTCTTATTATAATTGGTGCAATTTTTATTAAAACAAATCTATTTTATAAAAACCCAACTTTGGCTTTATTAGGGTACAAACTTTATAAAGTAGATACAGAAAAAAACACCGGACTAATTTTTATTTCAAAAGAAAATCTAAAATTAGGTGATAGTGTCCACCATATTTTTTTAAGTGATAATGTATATTTCGTAAAACTATGA
- a CDS encoding TolC family protein produces MENRILKYFLQLILILLYFEGNAQQRFSLNQCIEYAYKQNFDVKLKELKLKQSENTLEQSEKAVYPNLSGAFSQGINSGRSIDPFTNGFVQRTISSNSFGANANFTIFNGFSLKNQIIQNQYNAEADQVEIQRAKNELRIRITLAYMQVLMNQELSKIAQEQIQNIQSQYERVKALVIEGNMPKTNLIDLDAQLATAEYDALNAKTNIDISKLSLAQLIAFPNFVAFDIENNSIEEKTVLLNDNYLQNILSGFYFQPIIKSAELRVRSANVGIKLAKAGKYPTVSLGAGVGSAYSSAPAKEYNYFNQLGFNSNQFARLSINIPIYTNGQVKGRITNAQINQRITETQLSQTKLQIKQEIEQAYLTAKIAQEKLKTAQKQVLAQQVAYDSAKDRYLEGLLHTIELNNYRINHEKAKSNLIQSKYEFYFRKIVLDYYIVK; encoded by the coding sequence ATGGAAAACCGTATTTTAAAATATTTTCTACAACTAATTCTAATCTTGCTTTACTTTGAAGGAAATGCTCAACAGCGATTTTCTCTCAATCAATGTATAGAATATGCCTACAAGCAAAATTTTGATGTAAAATTAAAAGAGTTAAAATTAAAACAATCTGAAAATACTTTAGAACAGTCAGAAAAAGCAGTTTATCCTAATCTTTCAGGGGCTTTTTCTCAAGGAATAAATTCAGGTAGGAGTATTGACCCCTTTACTAATGGGTTTGTTCAACGCACTATTTCTTCTAATTCTTTTGGTGCAAATGCCAATTTTACAATTTTTAATGGGTTTTCGCTTAAAAATCAAATTATTCAAAACCAATACAATGCAGAAGCAGACCAAGTGGAAATTCAAAGGGCAAAAAATGAATTACGAATCCGAATCACACTTGCTTATATGCAGGTGCTGATGAACCAAGAATTATCAAAAATTGCCCAGGAACAAATTCAAAACATCCAATCACAATATGAACGAGTGAAGGCATTGGTCATTGAAGGGAATATGCCAAAAACTAATTTAATTGATTTAGATGCACAACTCGCCACTGCTGAATATGATGCCCTAAATGCCAAAACCAATATTGATATTTCAAAACTTTCATTGGCTCAATTGATAGCGTTTCCGAATTTTGTAGCTTTTGACATTGAAAATAATTCGATAGAAGAAAAAACAGTTCTCTTAAATGATAATTACTTGCAAAATATTCTTTCTGGGTTTTATTTTCAACCAATTATAAAAAGTGCAGAATTAAGAGTAAGAAGTGCCAATGTAGGCATAAAACTCGCCAAAGCAGGTAAATATCCAACTGTTTCTTTGGGTGCAGGAGTTGGCTCAGCGTATTCGAGTGCACCAGCGAAAGAATACAATTATTTCAATCAATTAGGCTTTAATTCGAATCAATTTGCACGTTTAAGTATAAATATTCCAATTTATACCAATGGGCAGGTTAAAGGACGAATTACAAATGCTCAAATCAATCAAAGAATTACTGAAACTCAGCTATCACAGACAAAACTTCAAATAAAGCAAGAAATTGAGCAGGCGTATCTGACTGCCAAAATTGCCCAAGAAAAGCTAAAGACTGCCCAAAAGCAAGTTTTAGCTCAACAAGTTGCCTATGATTCTGCCAAAGACCGCTATTTGGAAGGTTTACTTCATACCATAGAGTTGAATAATTATCGTATTAATCACGAAAAAGCAAAATCAAATTTGATTCAATCAAAATACGAGTTTTACTTTAGAAAAATAGTGTTGGATTACTATATTGTCAAGTGA
- a CDS encoding RloB family protein, whose translation MKMKDKKAEQKAAKQKHREQLKAQRRKEPSLERPVAELTEKPSILIVCEGENTEPSYFNQFRITSAKVKSVGEGYNTISLVNRALALSQQGNYDQVWCVFDKDDFNENDFNSAIQIAVANNFGIAYSNQSFEYWLILHFNDHQGGGMHRDSYNDKINEHLKPFKVTYDGNGTKLIEEDFFGLLDGIDDKTSRKRAELAIDRAERNYNHFDHTNPAREESSTTVFRLVRELLKYVE comes from the coding sequence ATGAAAATGAAGGACAAAAAAGCTGAACAGAAAGCAGCAAAGCAAAAGCACCGAGAACAATTAAAGGCTCAACGGAGAAAAGAACCGAGCTTAGAAAGGCCTGTTGCAGAGTTGACAGAAAAACCCTCTATTCTTATTGTTTGTGAAGGAGAAAATACAGAACCTTCTTATTTCAATCAATTCAGAATAACTTCTGCAAAAGTCAAATCAGTTGGTGAAGGATATAATACAATTTCTTTAGTGAATAGAGCCCTTGCTTTATCCCAACAAGGAAACTACGACCAAGTTTGGTGTGTGTTTGACAAAGACGATTTTAACGAAAATGATTTCAACTCTGCAATTCAAATAGCCGTAGCTAACAACTTTGGCATAGCTTATTCAAATCAATCGTTTGAATATTGGCTGATATTACATTTTAATGACCATCAAGGTGGTGGTATGCATAGAGACAGCTACAACGACAAAATCAACGAACACCTTAAACCATTCAAAGTAACTTATGACGGCAATGGGACAAAATTAATAGAAGAAGATTTTTTTGGATTACTTGACGGAATAGACGACAAAACGAGCAGGAAAAGAGCTGAACTTGCAATAGATAGAGCAGAGAGAAATTACAATCATTTTGACCATACAAATCCAGCTAGAGAAGAATCTTCAACGACTGTGTTCCGACTAGTAAGGGAACTTTTGAAATATGTGGAATGA